The Ahaetulla prasina isolate Xishuangbanna chromosome 3, ASM2864084v1, whole genome shotgun sequence genome window below encodes:
- the DNTTIP2 gene encoding deoxynucleotidyltransferase terminal-interacting protein 2 isoform X2: protein MVATRRVTRLSESKAECPAAETPVENSPSVRITRSRTRRISHIQVMSEFQNEEMKASETKLDAEEPSEACTVLSKSKAEPLAVSQVDGDVSEAESTCSSMSGLQTPLFIRITRRRQIVIPCTPETSAKNRPSKKNVTHESSNCQDQDDISEAESCSSVVSGTRTSKTVRKSRRQQVKGNVSPVREVQDEVSDAESWCSGISFEKSSPFKRMTRSMQLKLQAESISQTERKSNALGEDTETPDCIITSETVVISDSEESTVSDLNAKEASSLSSNWIKDHLSPSKTKCLPESVASNDLEQFFSSSNEEVTREDNKNLPKQEILKNNDDELEHSASKQTAADIIEIIHSPEEMHDQSSEKPMQESENQLPSQNSRRSPCDLENLEQSNESSGKATANENKSLTPENVKQTCLHTREEIIDSDDISEVGSPTNKTITSPIVNTDDCRPSVSSIDSDGSLQEVIAESSSCATKGKDNKDLFVSLLTSEEAENNNLEKLKNSEIATVEESSESPLRENQSNNQEVFVIDKTPGLDSHKDYYFEEKQSEDSSEVEESEEEFMDEDEDELNANTGLVSFSSSIDPGLNIKEFGGLYINFDSGKQKPGSHDVPPLKEKKTDELLQKSIITPDFEKKECVPPLRESIRQLKKQLKKDRAKTTGDGWFGMKAPEMTEELKNDLKALQMRAAIDPKRFYKKNDRKAPPKYFQVGTIVDSPADFYHARIPKKERKKTIVDELLADSEFRRYNKRKYQDIIAEKEALAAGKKNRKKKKFHK from the exons ATGGTGGCCACCAGGCGGGTAACGCGGCTGAGCGAATCGAAGGCGGAATGTCCAGCTGCGGAg ACTCCAGTGGAAAATAGCCCATCTGTGAGGATAACTAGAAGCAGAACAAGAAGGATTTCCCATATACAAGTCATGTCAGAATTTCAGAATGAAGAAATGAAAGCTTCTGAAACAAAATTGGATGCAGAAGAGCCTTCAGAAGCATGTACAGTCTTGAGTAAAAGTAAAGCTGAGCCCCTGGCAGTATCTCAAGTCGATGGAGATGTTTCAGAAGCAGAATCAACCTGTTCTTCTATGTCTGGTCTTCAGACACCATTATTTATACGAATAACCAGAAGGCGGCAAATTGTAATTCCTTGTACCCCAGAGACTTCAGCTAAAAACAGGCCGAGCAAAAAAAATGTTACACATGAAAGTAGTAATTGTCAAGACCAGGATGATATTTCTGAAGCAGAGTCATGTTCTTCTGTTGTATCAGGAACAAGGACCTCAAAAACTGTGAGAAAGTCTAGACGCCAACAGGTCAAGGGTAATGTGTCACCAGTGCGTGAGGTTCAAGATGAAGTTTCTGATGCTGAATCGTGGTGCTCGGGTATTTCTTTTGAAAAGTCCAGCCCATTTAAACGAATGACCAGGAGTATGCAACTGAAATTGCAAGCAGAATCAATATCCCAGACTGAAAGAAAAAGCAATGCATTAGGAGAGGACACGGAAACACCCGATTGTATAATTACATCTGAAACAGTAGTAATCTCTGATTCGGAAGAATCTACCGTTTCTGATTTAAATGCCAAAGAAGCATCTTCTCTTTCTTCAAATTGGATAAAAGACCACCTTAGCCCCAGTAAAACGAAGTGTCTTCCTGAATCTGTTGCCAGCAATGATCTGGAACAGTTTTTCTCAAGCAGTAATGAGGAAGTAACAAGGGAAGATAATAAAAACTTGCCTAAGCAAGAGATACTAAAGAACAATGATGATGAATTGGAACATTCTGCTTCAAAACAAACAGCAGCTGATATAATTGAAATAATTCACAGTCCAGAAGAAATGCATGATCAATCTTCAGAAAAACCCATGCAAGAATCTGAAAATCAATTGCCTTCGCAGAATTCAAGAAGATCCCCATGTGATCTAGAAAACCTTGAACAATCTAATGAGTCCTCAGGAAAAGCAACAGCGAATGAAAACAAGAGCTTAACACCCGAAAATGTTAAACAGACCTGTTTACATACAAGAGAAGAAATAATAGATAGTGATGACATTTCTGAAGTAGGTAGCCCCACCAACAAAACGATTACATCACCGATTGTTAACACGGATGACTGCAGACCTTCAGTTTCAAGCATAGATAGTGATGGAAGCCTACAAGAGGTAATTGCTGAATCCTCTTCATGTGCAACCAAAGGCAAGGATAATAAAGACCTTTTTGTGTCTCTTCTCACAAGTGAGGAAGCTGAAAATAATAACTTAGAAAAACTGAAAAACAGTGAAATAGCCACTGTTGAAGAAAGTAGTGAAAGCCCCTTGAGAGAAAACCAGTCAAATAATCAAGAGGTGTTTGTCATTGATAAAACTCCTGGCTTAGATTCTCACAAAGATTATTATTTTGAGGAAAAACAAAGTGAAGATTCATCAGAGGTGGAAGAAAGTGAAGAAGAGTTCATGGATGAGGATGAAGATGAATTAAATGCAAACACAGGATT agTGTCATTTTCAAGCAGTATTGATCCTGGATTAAACATTAAAGAGTTTGGAGGTTTATATATTAATTTTGACTCCGGAAAGCAGAAACCTGGGTCCCATGATGTTCCACcgctgaaagagaaaaaaacagatgaG CTTTTGCAGAAGAGTATTATAACTCCTGATTTTGAGAAAAAGGAATGTGTACCACCTTTAAGAGAATCAATCCGTCAGTTAAAGAAGCAACTTAAG aAAGACAGAGCAAAAACAACAGGTGATGGTTGGTTTGGTATGAAAGCTCCAGAAATGACGGAGGAATTGAAAAATGACCTTAAGGCTTTGCAGATGAGAGCCGCTATAGATCCTAAACGGTTCTACAAAAAGAACGACAGGAAAGCTCCTCCCAAGTATTTTCAG gTTGGAACTATTGTGGACTCTCCAGCAGATTTCTATCATGCTCGTATTcccaagaaagagaggaagaaaacgaTTGTGGATGAACTTCTAGCAGATTCAGAGTTTAGACG GTACAATAAAAGGAAGTATCAAGACATAATTGCTGAGAAAGAGGCCCTCGCAGCAGGAAAGAAAAAtcggaagaagaagaagtttcaCAAATAG
- the DNTTIP2 gene encoding deoxynucleotidyltransferase terminal-interacting protein 2 isoform X1 — translation MVATRRVTRLSESKAECPAAEQTPVENSPSVRITRSRTRRISHIQVMSEFQNEEMKASETKLDAEEPSEACTVLSKSKAEPLAVSQVDGDVSEAESTCSSMSGLQTPLFIRITRRRQIVIPCTPETSAKNRPSKKNVTHESSNCQDQDDISEAESCSSVVSGTRTSKTVRKSRRQQVKGNVSPVREVQDEVSDAESWCSGISFEKSSPFKRMTRSMQLKLQAESISQTERKSNALGEDTETPDCIITSETVVISDSEESTVSDLNAKEASSLSSNWIKDHLSPSKTKCLPESVASNDLEQFFSSSNEEVTREDNKNLPKQEILKNNDDELEHSASKQTAADIIEIIHSPEEMHDQSSEKPMQESENQLPSQNSRRSPCDLENLEQSNESSGKATANENKSLTPENVKQTCLHTREEIIDSDDISEVGSPTNKTITSPIVNTDDCRPSVSSIDSDGSLQEVIAESSSCATKGKDNKDLFVSLLTSEEAENNNLEKLKNSEIATVEESSESPLRENQSNNQEVFVIDKTPGLDSHKDYYFEEKQSEDSSEVEESEEEFMDEDEDELNANTGLVSFSSSIDPGLNIKEFGGLYINFDSGKQKPGSHDVPPLKEKKTDELLQKSIITPDFEKKECVPPLRESIRQLKKQLKKDRAKTTGDGWFGMKAPEMTEELKNDLKALQMRAAIDPKRFYKKNDRKAPPKYFQVGTIVDSPADFYHARIPKKERKKTIVDELLADSEFRRYNKRKYQDIIAEKEALAAGKKNRKKKKFHK, via the exons ATGGTGGCCACCAGGCGGGTAACGCGGCTGAGCGAATCGAAGGCGGAATGTCCAGCTGCGGAg CAGACTCCAGTGGAAAATAGCCCATCTGTGAGGATAACTAGAAGCAGAACAAGAAGGATTTCCCATATACAAGTCATGTCAGAATTTCAGAATGAAGAAATGAAAGCTTCTGAAACAAAATTGGATGCAGAAGAGCCTTCAGAAGCATGTACAGTCTTGAGTAAAAGTAAAGCTGAGCCCCTGGCAGTATCTCAAGTCGATGGAGATGTTTCAGAAGCAGAATCAACCTGTTCTTCTATGTCTGGTCTTCAGACACCATTATTTATACGAATAACCAGAAGGCGGCAAATTGTAATTCCTTGTACCCCAGAGACTTCAGCTAAAAACAGGCCGAGCAAAAAAAATGTTACACATGAAAGTAGTAATTGTCAAGACCAGGATGATATTTCTGAAGCAGAGTCATGTTCTTCTGTTGTATCAGGAACAAGGACCTCAAAAACTGTGAGAAAGTCTAGACGCCAACAGGTCAAGGGTAATGTGTCACCAGTGCGTGAGGTTCAAGATGAAGTTTCTGATGCTGAATCGTGGTGCTCGGGTATTTCTTTTGAAAAGTCCAGCCCATTTAAACGAATGACCAGGAGTATGCAACTGAAATTGCAAGCAGAATCAATATCCCAGACTGAAAGAAAAAGCAATGCATTAGGAGAGGACACGGAAACACCCGATTGTATAATTACATCTGAAACAGTAGTAATCTCTGATTCGGAAGAATCTACCGTTTCTGATTTAAATGCCAAAGAAGCATCTTCTCTTTCTTCAAATTGGATAAAAGACCACCTTAGCCCCAGTAAAACGAAGTGTCTTCCTGAATCTGTTGCCAGCAATGATCTGGAACAGTTTTTCTCAAGCAGTAATGAGGAAGTAACAAGGGAAGATAATAAAAACTTGCCTAAGCAAGAGATACTAAAGAACAATGATGATGAATTGGAACATTCTGCTTCAAAACAAACAGCAGCTGATATAATTGAAATAATTCACAGTCCAGAAGAAATGCATGATCAATCTTCAGAAAAACCCATGCAAGAATCTGAAAATCAATTGCCTTCGCAGAATTCAAGAAGATCCCCATGTGATCTAGAAAACCTTGAACAATCTAATGAGTCCTCAGGAAAAGCAACAGCGAATGAAAACAAGAGCTTAACACCCGAAAATGTTAAACAGACCTGTTTACATACAAGAGAAGAAATAATAGATAGTGATGACATTTCTGAAGTAGGTAGCCCCACCAACAAAACGATTACATCACCGATTGTTAACACGGATGACTGCAGACCTTCAGTTTCAAGCATAGATAGTGATGGAAGCCTACAAGAGGTAATTGCTGAATCCTCTTCATGTGCAACCAAAGGCAAGGATAATAAAGACCTTTTTGTGTCTCTTCTCACAAGTGAGGAAGCTGAAAATAATAACTTAGAAAAACTGAAAAACAGTGAAATAGCCACTGTTGAAGAAAGTAGTGAAAGCCCCTTGAGAGAAAACCAGTCAAATAATCAAGAGGTGTTTGTCATTGATAAAACTCCTGGCTTAGATTCTCACAAAGATTATTATTTTGAGGAAAAACAAAGTGAAGATTCATCAGAGGTGGAAGAAAGTGAAGAAGAGTTCATGGATGAGGATGAAGATGAATTAAATGCAAACACAGGATT agTGTCATTTTCAAGCAGTATTGATCCTGGATTAAACATTAAAGAGTTTGGAGGTTTATATATTAATTTTGACTCCGGAAAGCAGAAACCTGGGTCCCATGATGTTCCACcgctgaaagagaaaaaaacagatgaG CTTTTGCAGAAGAGTATTATAACTCCTGATTTTGAGAAAAAGGAATGTGTACCACCTTTAAGAGAATCAATCCGTCAGTTAAAGAAGCAACTTAAG aAAGACAGAGCAAAAACAACAGGTGATGGTTGGTTTGGTATGAAAGCTCCAGAAATGACGGAGGAATTGAAAAATGACCTTAAGGCTTTGCAGATGAGAGCCGCTATAGATCCTAAACGGTTCTACAAAAAGAACGACAGGAAAGCTCCTCCCAAGTATTTTCAG gTTGGAACTATTGTGGACTCTCCAGCAGATTTCTATCATGCTCGTATTcccaagaaagagaggaagaaaacgaTTGTGGATGAACTTCTAGCAGATTCAGAGTTTAGACG GTACAATAAAAGGAAGTATCAAGACATAATTGCTGAGAAAGAGGCCCTCGCAGCAGGAAAGAAAAAtcggaagaagaagaagtttcaCAAATAG
- the GCLM gene encoding glutamate--cysteine ligase regulatory subunit gives MGTESGRAAVLLRQARTLNLQTGNLLNWGRLRKKCPATPSEELRDCIQKTLNEWNSKISPDLMQEIPDIIDCTLPQAVEKINSEEREELKVSAKLFVTRSNSSSIREAVNMTCSALGVDQLDSVIISPPPTEDGINFSLEYLQPYWTELENLVQNKKIVAIGTSDLDKTLLEQLFRWAQVKPSSNQVNLASCCVMPPDLTLFAKEFDIQLLTHNDPKELLCETGFQEALQESLPDCQGHEWTPLWLLRYSVIVKSRGIIKSKGYILQAKRIPSS, from the exons ATGGGGACCGAAAGCGGCCGGGCGGCCGTCCTGCTGAGACAAGCGCGCACCCTCAACCTGCAAACCGGCAACCTGCTCAACTGGGGCCGCTTGCGGAAGAAATGCCCGGCTACCCCCAGCGAGGAG CTGCGGGATTGCATTCAGAAAACCTTAAATGAATGGAATTCAAAAATCAGCCCTGATCTGATGCAG gaAATTCCAGACATCATTGACTGTACTCTCCCACAAGCAGTAGAAAAGATTAATtctgaagaaagagaagaattgaaagtTTCAG caaagctcttcgtcacaagatcaaactcctCATCAATCAGAGAAGCTGTCAATATGA cATGTTCAGCTCTTGGTGTTGACCAGTTAGATTCTGTGATCATTTCTCCCCCACCAACTGAAGATGGAATTAATTTTTCTTTAGAGTATTTACAACCTTACTGGACAGAGCTTGAAAACTTAGTCCAGAACAAAAAGATTGTTGCCATAGGGACTTCTGATCTAGATAAAACATTGCTAGAACAGCTGTTCAGGTGGGCACAG gtGAAACCAAGTAGTAaccaagtgaatcttgcttcctgtTGTGTAATGCCACCAGATCTGACTTTATTCGCAAAAGAATTTGATATTCAACTATTAACTCATAACGACCCAAAAG AACTGCTTTGTGAAACAGGTTTCCAGGAAGCTCTTCAGGAAAGCCTCCCAGATTGCCAGGGGCACGAATGGACTCCCCTCTGGCTTCTGCGGTATTCAGTCATTGTTAAAAGCAGAGGGATTATCAAATCCAAGGGCTACATCTTGCAAGCTAAAAGGATCCCATCATCTTAA